The genomic stretch ACTTAGCGGATTTAAGAGATTGATTAAATAGGAGGATATTTTGATGAAACTTCTGAGTCAAAACCAGATAGAGGAGATTAAAAGATGTAGCCAGGATATAATAGAGAATATCGGTTTCAAGGTTACCCACAAGGATATATTAAAGATTGCTAAAAGTGAGGGAGCTATAGTAGATGATGTAAATCAGATAATAAAAATACCTAAGACTTTGCTCAACGAACTGCTTTCCAATATGCCTATAAGTTTTGACATAAGAGGATTGAGTGGAAAGTCACATAGAGTTGGCGATGGCGGGCAATATTGCCTAGCCATCGTTACAGATCCCTGGATAATAGATTATGAATCGGGTATACCTAGAAGACCTTGTCTAGAGGATATAAGAAAACACACTATATTGGCACAGAAAATGGATGATGTTATAGCTATGAGCAGAATGGATTTCCCAGTTACTGACTTTGATGACCCCACTTCAAGTTATAGAGCATTGGAAGAGCATTTACTAAATCATGATAAACATTATTTTGTTTATGCCACATCCCGTCAAAGCTTGAAACAGTGGTTGGATATAGCTAGTATAGTGAATCCAGGTAGCAGCATAAAGAACAGTGGCTTGATGACAATAGCCGTAGCAGTTGTTTCACCATTGGTATTAAACCAATTAAATGGAGAACTGCTTATCGAGGCTTGTAGATATAATTTTCCGGTTATACCTACAATTTGTCCTATGTCAGGTACTACCTCCCCCTATTCTAAAGATGGTACTCTTTTACTAGGCAATGTGGAAAACATCTTTGTGGCGGCTTTGACTCAAATGATAAATCCAGGGAATCCATTTATATATGCCTTTGGACCATCGATGAGTAATATGAGGACAGGATATGATATGTATTATACATTTGAGAAGGTTTTATGGAAGGTAGGCACAGCACAGCTGGCTCAGTCCTACAACATACCTGTAGCGTTAGAATGCGGCGGTTCTATGACCTATAGGTATGACCAACAGAGCGGTGCTGAAGGCATGACTTTCATGCTAGCTGCACAAAGCATGGGAGCAGATTTACTTGCAGGGATAGGGTCCTGCTATAATGCAAACGGGATGTCGGCAGAGATGATGATAATACAAAATGAATGGTTAAATATTTCCAAATATCTGTCAAAAGGATTACATACAAACAACCTGCTTGAGGCCATGAACAGCATAAAGGAAGCAGGTCCAGGGGGCAATTTTCTCGCAGACCCTCTTACTTTAAAAAATTTGAGGAGCAATGAGTTCTTCAAAAGTAAAATATTAGATCTTTCGGGAGAATGGGATAAAGGGGAATCCATGTTGAAAAATGCCCACCAAAAAGTATGTGAGATGACTGAGAATTATAAATCACCAGTTCCTGAAAAAATCCAAGATGGAATAAGGGATTATTTTACTAAATTATATGATAAAATAGGATAGATGGAAATTATTTCGTTCCTTTTTGGGCTGTAGAAGGTTTAAATTAAAGATTGATTAAAAAATTCATAATAAAGAAGGATTTTTGGAAGAAATGTAGAAACTATTAATTAGTCCACTGGAGAAAGTATTTTAGTTTAAATGATAAGGAGATGTAAATGATATGAAAGCGGGATTGACGGAAGTTATAATAACACCACCTTTGGGGGTTGCCCTTGGAGGGAATGGCAGGGAAGATAACAAAGCTAAAGGTGTACACGATGATCTACAAGCTAATGTTGTAATACTCGATAACGAGGGACAGAAAGTTGCCTTTATCGGATTGGATCTACTAGCTATTTTTGGGGAAGACTGTGATGCTATAAAGACTAGGGTTGAAAAGGCAACAGGAATAAAAAAAGAAAATATAACGATAAATGCTACCCATACCCATAGCGGCCCTAATGTAGTAAAAGCATTTATGAATGACAAGAAAGAGATAGAGGATATAGATAACTATAGGGCGGACTTAATTGATAAGGTATCAAAAACTGTAATAGAAGCCAATGAAAATATGTTTGACTGTAAGATAGGGTTTGGGAAAGTAGAAGAACCTGACTATAGTTTTAACAGAAGAATAATATTAAAAGATGGTTCATTTAAAATGGTTTTCGAAGACTATGACCCTGATGATATCGAAAGGATAGTAGGGCCAGAAACATTTCCGGATTTAAATATATTCAAAATTACAGACAAAGATTGCAATATAAAAGGAGTGATGGTAAATTACACATCACATCTTACGGCTTTATGTGGAGAAGGCCTTCTTTATTCTAGAGATTTTGTTCATTACTTTACTGAAAGCCTCAAATCCAAATATGGCAAGGATATAGTTGTATTTTATGCAAATGGTGCGCAAGGGAACTTAACATCATATGACACTAAAAAAGAGTTCAACCCATGTTTTGAAGAGGCGGAAAGAGTAGGCAACGGTTTAGCAAAGACGGCGATAAGATTGATCGATCAAATAGAGGTAGAAGATGAACTAAAAATAAAAACAATTTACAGGAAAATAAAATTGCCGTTGAGGGAAATTACCCAAGAAATGATAGATCAAGCTGAAGAGACATTAAAAAAGGCCAGCGGACCTATCAGTGCACACGGGTTAGATCCTAAAATAGGGGCTGGAGAAGTGCTAAAGCTTGCCAATATAGGCAAAGAATATGAAGAAACGGTAATACAAGCAGTGCAGCTAGGAGATTGTGCTATAGTAACTTTCCCGGGTGAAGCATTTGTGGAATATGGAATCCAAGTTATAGATAATTCTCCTTTTAAAAATACTATTATTTTCGGATTGGCCAATGATTATATTGGTTATGTCCCTACGGAGGAGGCATTTAGCCAGGGAGGTTATGAAATTAAAACTGCGACTACCAGTAGGCTTGATCCAAAAGCTGGAACAGCCCTTGTTAAAGAAGCAAATAAACTTTTGAAAGATTTAGCTGAATTGTAATATCAAAAAGAATAATGTCCTTACAAAGGCATTATTCTTTTTGATATTATAAGTATATAGGTGTTGTTTAAAAATAAAATTAAATTTGGAAGAATATTTAAAAAAAGAAGGATTTTATTAAGATATGTAGAATACACATTAATAAGACCAGTGGACAAACGAAGCTTTGGAGATGTTTATTTAATGCAGAAGATAAAAAATCAAAAACTAATCAAGATAACAAATCTTACTACTATATTAAAATTAATAAGGAAAAAAGAGATAATATCAAGAGCGGAACTAGCTAAAATAGCCAAGCTTAGCCCAACAACTATATCAGATTTGACACAACTTTTGCTTAATGAGGGTGTAGTAATAGAAATAGGGGAAGGCACATCCAAAGGCGGCAGGAAGCCAATACTGCTTTCCTTGAATGATAGATGTGGTTTTTTTATAGGGGTAGATATAGCTGTAAACTTTTTGAAAATAGGTATATTTGATATTGAATTAAATGTTATTCAAATGACAGAAAAAGAATTTATAAAGACGGAGTATACCAATGATGAATTATCAAGAGAGATAATAGATTTGATACAAGAACTTTTAGAAAAAAGCAGGATAAATAAGAAAAAGATTTTTGGCATAGGGATAAGCGTAGAAGGTATAATAGATTATAATAAAAAAGTCATATTATCATCTACGGTATATCCTCATTTAAGAAATGTCAATTTATTTGATCTCATCAAAAAGGAATTTGATGTTCCTGTATATATAGAAAATGGCTCTCAATTAGCAGCATTAGCAGAGAAACAATTGATCAAAAGATATAGCTCATACCATAGTGTTGTGTTTTTTGAGGTGAATACAGGAATAGGTGAAGGCATAATATTAGATGATAAGATATACAATGGGGCTTTTGGAGGAGCAGGGGAAATAGGACATATTACGGTAGATGTCAATGGACCTGTCTGTAACTGTGGCAATAGAGGCTGTCTAGAAGTCATGGCTAACAAAAAAGCTATCATAAATCAGGTACAAAAGATACTAAAGTTTAATGGAAATACAGTGTTAAAACAGATAGAAAAACAAGATATTACTCTAAAGGATATTGGAGATGCAGCTGCTGAAGGAGATCAGGTAGCTATAGA from Clostridia bacterium encodes the following:
- a CDS encoding trimethylamine methyltransferase family protein codes for the protein MKLLSQNQIEEIKRCSQDIIENIGFKVTHKDILKIAKSEGAIVDDVNQIIKIPKTLLNELLSNMPISFDIRGLSGKSHRVGDGGQYCLAIVTDPWIIDYESGIPRRPCLEDIRKHTILAQKMDDVIAMSRMDFPVTDFDDPTSSYRALEEHLLNHDKHYFVYATSRQSLKQWLDIASIVNPGSSIKNSGLMTIAVAVVSPLVLNQLNGELLIEACRYNFPVIPTICPMSGTTSPYSKDGTLLLGNVENIFVAALTQMINPGNPFIYAFGPSMSNMRTGYDMYYTFEKVLWKVGTAQLAQSYNIPVALECGGSMTYRYDQQSGAEGMTFMLAAQSMGADLLAGIGSCYNANGMSAEMMIIQNEWLNISKYLSKGLHTNNLLEAMNSIKEAGPGGNFLADPLTLKNLRSNEFFKSKILDLSGEWDKGESMLKNAHQKVCEMTENYKSPVPEKIQDGIRDYFTKLYDKIG
- a CDS encoding neutral/alkaline non-lysosomal ceramidase N-terminal domain-containing protein produces the protein MKAGLTEVIITPPLGVALGGNGREDNKAKGVHDDLQANVVILDNEGQKVAFIGLDLLAIFGEDCDAIKTRVEKATGIKKENITINATHTHSGPNVVKAFMNDKKEIEDIDNYRADLIDKVSKTVIEANENMFDCKIGFGKVEEPDYSFNRRIILKDGSFKMVFEDYDPDDIERIVGPETFPDLNIFKITDKDCNIKGVMVNYTSHLTALCGEGLLYSRDFVHYFTESLKSKYGKDIVVFYANGAQGNLTSYDTKKEFNPCFEEAERVGNGLAKTAIRLIDQIEVEDELKIKTIYRKIKLPLREITQEMIDQAEETLKKASGPISAHGLDPKIGAGEVLKLANIGKEYEETVIQAVQLGDCAIVTFPGEAFVEYGIQVIDNSPFKNTIIFGLANDYIGYVPTEEAFSQGGYEIKTATTSRLDPKAGTALVKEANKLLKDLAEL
- a CDS encoding ROK family transcriptional regulator, which gives rise to MQKIKNQKLIKITNLTTILKLIRKKEIISRAELAKIAKLSPTTISDLTQLLLNEGVVIEIGEGTSKGGRKPILLSLNDRCGFFIGVDIAVNFLKIGIFDIELNVIQMTEKEFIKTEYTNDELSREIIDLIQELLEKSRINKKKIFGIGISVEGIIDYNKKVILSSTVYPHLRNVNLFDLIKKEFDVPVYIENGSQLAALAEKQLIKRYSSYHSVVFFEVNTGIGEGIILDDKIYNGAFGGAGEIGHITVDVNGPVCNCGNRGCLEVMANKKAIINQVQKILKFNGNTVLKQIEKQDITLKDIGDAAAEGDQVAIDIIRREAKYLAAGVLNIINTFNPEAIIIGGDIIDLGDNLIGEIKKIISNTAFAHYLNRIELVYSKLQHDVKLKGAGLLAVNMFFENPFIIFDFD